The genomic DNA GAGCGCTGGCGCCCGAACATTTTGAATAAGCTTGTATATTGAAAGCGCAACCGGCTCGTGTACGGTGGTACCCATTCCATCCGATCCGGAGCGCACCGTGAAAGAGATCACTCAACTGGCTGCCGAGCTGGGCCGACGTCTGCAAGTGCTCAACACCCACGTCACCACCGCCGAGTCCTGCACCGGTGGCGGGATAGCCGAAGCCATCACGCGCATTCCAGGCAGCTCGGCGTGGTTCGAGGCCGGTTACGTGACGTACTCCAACCGGCAGAAAACCCAGCAACTGAATGTGCCGGCCGAGTTGTTCGATACGGTAGGGGCGGTCAGTCGCGAGGTGGTCGAATCGATGGTGCAGGGCGCGCAGAAACACAGCCTGGCGCGGTTTGCCGTGGCGGTGAGCGGCGTTGCCGGTCCTGACGGCGGCACGCCGAACAAACCGGTGGGCACTGTGTGGCTGGCCTGGGGCGTCGGCGACGTGGTTTCCAGTGAGGTGCAGCACTTCCCCGGCAACCGCGATGAAGTCCGCCGACAAACGGTGAAGGCCGCGCTAGAGGGGCTCCTGCGACTGGCGGCACGAGAAATCGAAAATCAGGGGTAGGCGATCCGCGAACGCTGTGGAATAATACTGGCTACTTATACAGGTGTTGGCCGTCAGGCCTTATTGATTACGTGAGGACTTTAATGGACGACAACAAGAAGAAAGCCTTGGCTGCGGCCCTGGGTCAGATCGAACGTCAATTCGGCAAGGGTGCCGTAATGCGTATGGGCGATCAGGACCGTCAGGCGATCCCATCCATCTCCACTGGCTCTCTGGGTCTGGACATTGCACTCGGCATTGGCGGCCTGCCAAAAGGCCGTATCGTTGAAATCTACGGTCCTGAATCTTCCGGTAAAACCACACTGACGCTGTCCGTGATCGCCCAGGCGCAAAAAGCCGGCGCGACCTGCGCATTCGTCGATGCGGAACACGCCCTCGACCCTGAGTACGCCGGCAAACTGGGCGTCAACGTCGATGACCTGCTGGTTTCCCAGCCGGACACTGGCGAACAGGCCCTGGAAATCACCGACATGCTGGTGCGTTCCAACGCTGTTGACGTGATCATCGTCGACTCCGTGGCTGCACTGGTACCGAAGGCTGAAATCGAAGGCGAAATGGGCGACATGCACGTGGGCCTGCAAGCCCGTCTGATGTCCCAGGCGCTGCGTAAAATCACCGGTAACATCAAGAACGCCAACTGCCTGGTGATCTTCATCAACCAGATCCGCATGAAGATCGGCGTGATGTTTGGTAGCCCGGAAACCACCACTGGTGGTAACGCGCTGAAGTTCTACGCTTCGGTCCGTCTCGACATCCGCCGTACCGGCGCGGTGAAGGAAGGCGACGAAGTGGTCGGCAGCGAAACCCGCGTCAAGGTTGTGAAGAACAAAGTGGCTTCGCCGTTCCGTCAGGCCGAGTTCCAGATTCTTTACGGCAAGGGCATCTACCTCAACGGCGAGATGATCGACCTGGGCGTACTGCACGGTTTCGTCGAGAAGTCCGGCGCCTGGTATGCCTATGAAGGCACCAAGATCGGTCAGGGTAAGGCCAACTCGGCCAAGTTCCTGGCAGACAACCCGGAAATCGCCGCCAAGCTCGAGAAGCAACTGCGTGACAAGCTGCTGGCGCCAGCAGCAGACGTCAAGGCTTCGGCGACCCGTGACAAGGTCGACGATATGGCCGAGGCCGACATCGACGTTTGAAGTCTTTGAATGACACTTGTACTGGATACCCTCGTCGCGGTGCGGCGAACCGCCATGGACCTGCTCGCACGTCGCGAGCACGGTCGAGTCGAACTGACGCGTAAACTGCGTCAGCGCGGTGCTCCGGCGGAGATGATCGAAACAGCCCTCGACCGTTTGACGGAAGAAGGGCTGCTTTCCGAAGCCCGTTATCTTGAAAGCTTTGTTTCCTACCGAGCGCGTTCCGGCTATGGCCCTCTGCGAATCCGCGAGGAACTCGGCCAGCGCGGCCTACAACGCGCTGATATCGAACTCGCCCTGCGCGAAAGCGGTATCAGTTGGCAGGAGCAACTTCAGGAAACGTGGCAGCGAAAGTTCTCCGGACATCTGCCGATTGATGCCAAGGAACGGGCCAAACAAGGCCGCTTCCTTGCCTATCGGGGCTTCTCGATGGAGATGATCAATCGCTTGTTCAGCGGCAGAGGAATGGACGATTAAACGAAAACGGCCCGCTATGAAAATAGC from Pseudomonas baetica includes the following:
- a CDS encoding CinA family protein; amino-acid sequence: MKEITQLAAELGRRLQVLNTHVTTAESCTGGGIAEAITRIPGSSAWFEAGYVTYSNRQKTQQLNVPAELFDTVGAVSREVVESMVQGAQKHSLARFAVAVSGVAGPDGGTPNKPVGTVWLAWGVGDVVSSEVQHFPGNRDEVRRQTVKAALEGLLRLAAREIENQG
- the recA gene encoding recombinase RecA, translated to MDDNKKKALAAALGQIERQFGKGAVMRMGDQDRQAIPSISTGSLGLDIALGIGGLPKGRIVEIYGPESSGKTTLTLSVIAQAQKAGATCAFVDAEHALDPEYAGKLGVNVDDLLVSQPDTGEQALEITDMLVRSNAVDVIIVDSVAALVPKAEIEGEMGDMHVGLQARLMSQALRKITGNIKNANCLVIFINQIRMKIGVMFGSPETTTGGNALKFYASVRLDIRRTGAVKEGDEVVGSETRVKVVKNKVASPFRQAEFQILYGKGIYLNGEMIDLGVLHGFVEKSGAWYAYEGTKIGQGKANSAKFLADNPEIAAKLEKQLRDKLLAPAADVKASATRDKVDDMAEADIDV
- the recX gene encoding recombination regulator RecX, with amino-acid sequence MTLVLDTLVAVRRTAMDLLARREHGRVELTRKLRQRGAPAEMIETALDRLTEEGLLSEARYLESFVSYRARSGYGPLRIREELGQRGLQRADIELALRESGISWQEQLQETWQRKFSGHLPIDAKERAKQGRFLAYRGFSMEMINRLFSGRGMDD